From the genome of Spinacia oleracea cultivar Varoflay chromosome 2, BTI_SOV_V1, whole genome shotgun sequence, one region includes:
- the LOC110792519 gene encoding uncharacterized protein has translation MVGAFQMARIVAVTVAIGSSPTNSSSGNPDDFLPRKSPINSSNSHHHLSISKPSFLVRTQSNVRIQRRRRPEPSCVVCNGSGRVDCNHCHGRGRTNNTDLIMLPKGEWPNWCKTCGGSGLGFCSRCLGTGEYRDIMGFHFMKRESNHPLKHTKQHQVEGNTEHLTAADLLLSQTTSEAEE, from the exons ATGGTAGGTGCATTTCAAATGGCAAGAATAGTTGCAGTTACAGTAGCAATTGGCTCCTCTCCTACAAATTCAAGCTCTGGAAACCCTGACGATTTTCTTCCTCGAAAATCCCCAATCAACTCTTCAAACTCCCATCATCATCTTTCTATCTCCAAACCATCCTTCCTCGTCCGCACACAG TCAAATGTTCGGATACAGAGAAGAAGAAGACCGGAGCCGTCCTGTGTTGTTTGTAATGGAAGTGGAAGAGTTGATTGTAATCATTGTCATGGCAGAG GGAGGACAAATAACACTGATTTAATAATGCTTCCAAAAGGCGAATGGCCGAATTG GTGCAAGACATGCGGTGGTAGTGGGCTTGGATTCTGCAGTCGTTGCCTTGGAACGGGCGAGTACAGGGACATAATGGGCTTTCATTTCATGAAGCGGGAATCTAACCACCCTCTGAAGCACACAAAACAACATCAGGTTGAAGGAAACACTGAGCACCTTACTGCTGCAGATTTGCTTCTTTCACAAACCACCTCTGAAGCAGAAGAGTAA